The Thermomonospora amylolytica sequence AAAAGCCTCAACCGAGCCGGGTGGCGACCTTCACCCTGGCCTGTCCGGAGCGGTGCGACCCCTCGCCGGCCCCTCCCCGGCGGACCGTTCGCGCAGGTCACTGTCGCGGCGGCGAGAAGATCGTCGCAGGGCGTGACGGATGGCGTACATATGACTGCACACAGTCATCTTTACCCGCTTGACGACCTCTATCCGGCCGCCTAGCGTTCCGTGCCGTAACGCACCATGACATGCGCCGATCATCGACGCCGGGTGGTCGGGGACACGGAAAGGGATGGGCGGAAGAGGCTCGACATGACCCATTCCGGACACGACCGCCTCCGCCCCGGCGCGTGCGGCATCACCCGGCCCGGATCCCGGCGGACGCCGGCTCCCGGCCCAGGCCCTCCCCGCATGCCGCGGGCGTCATGGGCCCGGCGGGGTCCTCTCCCTGAATGGTTACCCAACGCCGCCCGCGCGCGCCACACCTCGGGGGCATCGGCCGAATTCGGCCACATCGGAGCCGGCGAACGCTCCGATGCATCTGATCCGCCGGGAGAACGGCGCCGCCGCTCTCCCACAACCGCACATTACGCGCACCCAGTCGGCTGTTGTGGGCCGGTCGACAACTCCCTCACCCCGCAACCAGCGCGTACCGACCAAGGCCTACCCGTACCTGTGCGGCACCCGGACCGAGCCGGGTCCGCATCCCCGCGGTCATCACCACGGACGAGGGAGGACGGAGTGGAACAGGCCACACTCGCACGTCGTGGCACCGAGGAACCGCGCCTCAGCGAGGACGACATCCGGCTGCTCGCCCAGATCGCCACCGGCGTCACCGCCGATGTCGCGGCGCGCCGGCTCGAGCTGAGCGCACGGACGCTGCGGCGGCGGTTGCGGACCATCTGCGACAGGCTGGACGTGAACACCCCCATCGAGGCCGTCGTGTGGGCGGCCCGCAGGCAGCTGATCTGACGGGCGCCGGGCACGGGGCCCGGGGCCGGCGTCACGGGGGATCCGGGCGGGCGCACGACGGGGTGCGCCCGCCGCAGTGCTTCAGGCCACCCGGACCGCGCCCGCGTACGGGCGGCCCGCCAGCGACGAGATCTTGACCACGTCACCGGTCTGCGGGGCGTGGATGAACTTGCCGTCCCCCACGTACATCCCCATGTGGTGCAGGTCGGAGTGGAAGAACACCAGGTCGCCGGGCTGCAACTGGCTGCGGGAGATGTGCGTGCCGGCGTTCCACTGGCTGCCGGTGTAGTGCGGCAGGTTGATGCCCACCTGCTTGTAGGCCCACATCGTCAGGCCCGAGCAGTCGAACGCGTTCGGCCCCTCGGCCCCCCACACGTACGGCTTGCCGAGCTTGGACATCGCGTACCGCAGCGCCTGGGCGGCCTTCCCGGTGCCCACGACCGGCAGCTTGGCCAGCGCGCTCGGGTCCCGCTTGACGACCCGGTCGCGGACCTTCTCGTACAGCTCGGTCACTTCCTTGCGCTGCCGGTCCAGATCCGCGCGCAGCTTCTCGACCTGCGCGGCGCGGTTCTCGGCCGACTTGCGGGCCCGCTGGGCGGCCTGCATGGCCTGCAGCATCCCCTGCACCTTCACCCCCTCCTGGGTGGAGAAGTACTGCAGGGTGGCGGCCTGGTCGAGCACCCGCTGGGGGTCGCCGCCGCTGATCATCGCCACCGCCGGGTCCACGCCGTTCTGCATGTAGCTGCTGGCCGCCAGGCTGCTGACCTTCTGGCGGATCTCCTCCAGCGCCTCCTCCTGCCGCCGGGCGTTGGCGGCGGCCACCTGGGCGGCCCGCCGCGCCTGCGACAGCTGGACCTTCAGCCCGTTGTACTTCTCGGTGAGCTGCTCGAGCCGGTCGGCGAGCTTGAACGCCTGGTCGGTGAGCTCCTTGGTGGAGGGCTCCGGCTCGGCGTGCGCCGGACCCGCCGGGACGAGCGCCGAGGCCGCCAGCACGGTCCCGGCCAGCCCGGCCAGCACGGTGGTCCGCCACCGGCCGCGGGCGGCGCGGGGTGGGCGTCTGCCTCCTCGCCCGGCCGGACGGGCCGCGTCCCGCGGGGCGGACGGGGGACCCTGCGGATCGGGTTCGGGGCGGATGGACTCCACTCGGTCTCCTCTCCTGGTCCGCCTACCGGGTTAGCTGACGGGTTCGGGCAAGGAGAGCCCTACCGCGGTCGGCGCACCGGGCGCCGGAGCGGACTCACCCCAGGGGCGCACCCTCCATTGGGTCCGACGGAGCGTTCGCTCCTGCCTGCCCAGGGGCATCAGATGGGTCCCCGGCTCCGCCGGGCATCGGGGCGCCCGACGGACTCGGCGGTCTCAGCACAGGACGCGCTGATGTCAGCGTCGCAGACTAACGGAGTCCGCCGACCCTGCCAACAGGAACGTCCGAAGACCCAGCTCGGCGGGGCACCGGCACAACGGCGGGCCGCCGGGACCGATACGCTCCCCTGTTCGTGGAGGTCACGATCAGGCGGGCGCGAACGGCCGACGTCCCGGCGATCCGCCGGCTCATCGACAGGTACGCCGGCGACGGGCGGACGCTGCGGAAGTCGACCGTGACCCTCTACGAGGACGTGCAGGAGTTCTGGGTGGCCGACGACCGCGAGCTCGGCGTCGTCGGCTGCGGCGCCCTGCACGTGATGTGGGAGGACCTCGCCGAGGTCCGCTCCGTCGCGGTCGACGAGCGCTGCGGCGGCCGCGGCATCGGGCACCGGATCGTGACCCGGCTGCTGGAAACCGCACGGGAACTCGGCGTGCGGAGGGTGTTCTGCCTTACCTTCGAAGTGGAGTTCTTCCGTCGTCACGGCTTCCGCCCGATTCTGGGCACTCCGGTGTCGCCAGAGGTGTACGAAGAACTCCTGCGTTCTTATGACGAAGGCGTGGCCGAGTTCCTCGATCTCGACCGCGTCAAGCCGAACACCTTGGGCAACACCCGGATGCTGCTACGCCTGGAGGAGTGACCGAAGCGATGAGCGACCCGTACCGCGGGGGACAGCCCTACAACCCGCACTGGCAAGGCGGAAGCCCCCCGGGGCAGTGGCAGCGGCCGCCGCAGACGCAATGGCAGCCCCCGGCCCATCACGGCGGCGGGTACGGCGGTTATGACCACGTTCCGGCGGGCGGCCTGCCGCTGGCGCCGATTGTGCGGCGGGCGGGCGCCCGGCTGATGGACAACGCCCTCGTGGCGGTGTTCGGATTCGCGCTCGTGCTGCCGATCGCGTGGGGCGTGATCGGGTTGGACGCGCCCGGCAGCGATACCCGTACCGAGGGCGGCGTGTGGAACTGGCCGATCATCATCACGCTGTTCGTGGTGCTGGCGGTGCTGCCTTTCCTCTACGAGGCGGTCCAGCTGGCGTTGTGGGGGCATACGCTCGGCAAGCGGATGCTCGGGATGAGCGTCGTGCGCGACGACGGCGAGCCGATGACGATGACGCAGGCGGTTTGGCGCGCGGCCGTCAACAACATCGGCTACCAGCTCGGCCTGTTCCTGTTCCTGATCCTTGCGGTGAAGGTCTGGGAGTACTTCGCCTACGGGCTGCTGCTGGTGTCGATAGGCATGGTGATGGCCTATCTGTGGGCGATCTGGGACGAGCCGCTGCACCAGGCGGTGCACGACCGCTTCGCCCAGACCGTCGTCGTCGACGACCGGGTGGACCCCGAGGACGACCAGTACGACGCTCCCTGATCGGGTCATGCTCGACGACGACGCACCGGCGGAGCCCGCCCAGCGGCTGGTGGCCCGGGTCGTGGACACCCTCGTGGTGGGGCTGCCGGTGGCCCTGGTGATGCGCTCGGAGCTGCTGGGCCTGCCCCGGGCCACCGCGGACCTGCTGACCGTCCCGATCCTGGCCGGGCTGCTGCTGGTGTACGAGGCGGTCCAGCTCGCGCTGTGGGGCCGCACGCTGGGCAAACGGTTCGCCGGCCTGCGGGTGCGCGGCGAGCCGGACGGCGCCGGGCCGGGACTGGGGACGGGCCGCGCGCTGCTGCGGTCCGCCGTCTACGCGGTGCCGATCGCGCTGCGGCCGGTCCCGGTGCTGGGGGTGCTGGCGGGCCTGTTCTGGGTCGCCAACGCCGCCCTGGTGCTGGAGGGGACGCGGCGGCAGGCGCTGCACGACCGGCTGGCGGGCACCGTCGTGGTGGCCGTCCCGCACGCCCGCCGGTCCCCCGAGAGCGGCGGTTAGCATTCGGAGCTTTTCTGCTGCCAACTGGTCAGGGCAGTGGAAAACCGTCCGGACCGCCGGCGGGTTCGGATGGGCCGCGGATTTCGTGGCCGCGGCGGGCCCGTGCGGCCCACCGGAGGCCCCGATCGCCCATCCCACCGGGCCTGACGGCGGGTCGGCATTCCGTGGCCCGTGGGGCTTAGCGGCGTTACCCCCCGGCTAATCCACCCGGTGCGCGGCTCCTCCGGCGGTCCGTTAAGGTAGTTGTGGGGGCCATTTATCCGCTATCTTCCGACCGGACTTGCGCGGTGCCGGGCGGGAGACTACGCGCCGTGTTCGCCCCGAAGCTTTACCGGCGGCCGCCGGATTGCCCGCGGAGGGTCGTGATCTTGCCGCCGGGGACCGCCCGCCGGCCGATCGCGGGTGCGCAAAACGCCCATCCGGGGGCGGCTTGCCGGGATGCGGCGGCCGGACAATTCCCGCCGTCCGGGCCGGGTCGCGCCCCGTCCTGCGGACTAAGCCGGGCATAGCGGATTCGCCTCCCCTGATTACGGGGAGTTACCACCCTGCCGGGAATCTTCCCGGCGTGGCGTTGAATTGTCATCCGCAAGCGCTTCGGTATATCTTTGGAAACCGAATGTAGTTTGCTCCGGCGGAAAGGTCTGTCCCCATGGCACAGAAGGTTCAGGTGCTTCTCGTCGACGACCTCGACGGTGGCGAGGCGGACGAGACCGTGTCGTTCGCGCTCGATGGCGCCTCGTATGAGATCGACCTCAGTGGTGAGAACGCAAAGAAGCTGCGGGATTCTCTTGCGCCGTTCGTGCAGCACGCCCGTAAGGCGGGCACCCCGCGGCGTCGCCGCTCGCGCGGTGCGTCCAGCCGCGAGCGCAGTGCGGAGATCCGCGCCTGGGCGAAGGCCCAGGGCATCAAGGTCAATGAGCGCGGTCGCATCCCGGCGAGCGTCGTGGAGAAGTACGAAGCGACTCACTGACTCGTCGCCGGCGACGGCCCGCCCCACCGGATGACCCCGGGGCGGGCCGTTCGCTTGCGGCGAAGCGCCCGCGCCCGCCCGGGGCCCGGCCATCGGCCCCCAGGGTCGGCCCAGCGCCGCGAACCCGCCCATCGGGACCGGGAACACCCAGGTCGGACAGGGTCCGGACGGCCAGTGACCCGGCTCGCGGAACGCCGCGCGAGCCGGGTGAAAGCCGTTCGCTTGGGGCGTAGCGGGAACATGCCGCGGCCGCGTGGTAGTTGGATGAGGATGAACAGCGCTTAGCTGGGGAACGTCTCCTGGTGGGAGTGCACCGGGTGGCCTCCTCGGGGCGGGCTAGTCGGCGGGAGGACGGGTCCGGACACGCCGGATCCGCCCGACCGCTCTAAGAGGAGCGACGAGATGTTCGAGAGGTTCACCGACCGCGCGCGGCGGGTCGTCGTCCTGGCCCAGGAAGAGGCCCGGATGCTCAACCACAACTACATCGGGACCGAGCACATCCTTTTGGGTTTGATCCATGAGGGTGAGGGTGTGGCGGCGAAGGCTCTGGAGAGCCTGGGGATCAGTCTTGAGGCGGTGCGGCAGCAGGTCGAGGAGATCATCGGCCAGGGGCAGCAGGCGCCGTCGGGGCATATCCCGTTCACGCCGCGGGCCAAGAAGGTGTTGGAGCTGTCGCTGCGTGAGGCGTTGCAGCTGGGTCACAACTACATCGGGACCGAGCACATCCTTTTGGGGTTGATCCGGGAGGGTGAGGGTGTTGCGGCGCAGGTGCTGGTGAAGCTGGGTGCGGATCTGAACCGGGTGCGGCAGCAGGTGATCCAGTTGCTGCACGGCTACCAGGGCAAGGAGCCCGCGGCGGCCGGCCCGTCGGAGTCCGCCCCCTCCACCTCCCTGGTGCTCGACCAGTTCGGCCGCAACCTGACCCAGGCGGCCCGTGAGGGCAAGCTGGACCCGGTGATCGGCCGGGACAAGGAGATCGAGCGGGTCATGCAGGTGCTGTCCCGCCGCACCAAGAACAACCCGGTGCTGGTGGGCGAGCCCGGCGTCGGTAAGACGGCCGTGGTGGAGGGCCTGGCGCAGAAGATCGTCAAGGGCGAGGTCCCCGAGACGCTGAAGGACAAGCAGCTCTACACCCTCGACCTCGGTGCCCTGGTCGCGGGCTCCCGTTACCGCGGTGACTTCGAGGAGCGTCTGAAGAAGGTGCTCAAGGAGATCCGCACCCGCGGCGACATCATCCTGTTCATCGACGAGCTGCACACGCTCGTCGGCGCGGGCGCCGCCGAGGGCGCCATCGACGCCGCCAGCATCCTCAAGCCCATGCTGGCCCGCGGCGAGCTGCAGACCATCGGCGCGACCACCCTGGACGAGTACCGCAAGCACCTGGAGAAGGACGCCGCGCTGGAGCGCCGCTTCCAGCCCATCCAGGTCGCCGAGCCGTCCCTGAGCCACACGATCGAGATCCTCAAGGGTCTGCGGGATCGGTACGAGGCGCATCATCGGGTGTCGATCACTGATGGGGCGTTGGTGGCGGCGGCGCAGTTGGCGGATCGGTACATCTCGGATCGGTTCCTGCCGGACAAGGCGATCGATTTGATCGATGAGGCCGGGTCGCGGATGCGGATTCGGCGGATGACGGCGCCGCCGGATCTGCGGGAGTACGACGAGAAGATCGCCGGGGTGCGCCGGGAGAAGGAATCGGCGATCGACGCCCAGGACTTTGAGAAGGCCGCCGCGCTGCGCGACACCGAAAAGCAGCTCCTGAGTGCGAAGGCGCAGCGGGAGAAGGAGTGGAAGGCCGGCGACATGGACGTGGTCGCCGAGGTCACCGAGGAGCTGATCGCCGAGGTCCTCGCGACGGCGACGGGGATTCCGGTGTTCAAGCTGACCGAGGAGGAGACCTCCCGGCTGCTGCGGATGGAAGAAGAGCTGCACAAGCGGGTGATCGGCCAGGAGGACGCCATCCGCGCCCTGAGCCAGTCGATCCGCCGCACCCGCGCCGGGCTGAAGGACCCCAAGCGGCCGGGTGGCTCGTTCATCTTCGCCGGCCCGTCGGGGGTGGGCAAGACCGAGCTGTCCAAGACGCTGGCGGAGTTCTTGTTCGGGGACGAGGACGCCCTCATCCAGCTGGACATGAGCGAGTTCATGGAAAAGCACACCGTCTCGCGGCTGTTCGGCTCCCCGCCCGGCTACGTCGGGTACGAGGAGGGCGGGCAGCTGACCGAGAAGGTGCGGCGCAAGCCGTTCTCGGTGGTGCTGTTCGATGAGATCGAAAAGGCCCACCCCGACATCTTCAACAGCCTGCTGCAGATCCTCGAAGACGGGCGGCTGACCGACGCGCAGGGCCGGGTGGTGGACTTCAAGAACACCGTGATCATCATGACCACCAACCTGGGCACCCGCGACATCTCCAAGGGCCAGTCCCTCGGCTTCACCCGCGCCGATGACCACGCCGGGGACTACGAGCGGATGAAGGCCAAGGTGCAAGAAGAGCTCAAGCAGCACTTCCGGCCCGAGTTCCTCAACCGGGTCGATGACATCGTGGTGTTCCACCAGCTCACCCCCAAGGAGATCATCCAGATCGTCGACCTGATGATCGCCCGCGTCGACGAACGGCTGCGGGACCGGGACATGGGCATCGAACTCAAGCCCGCCGCCAAGGACCTGCTGGCCACCCGCGGCTACGACCCGGTACTCGGCGCCCGGCCGCTGCGCCGCACGATCCAGCGGGAGATCGAGGACGCCCTGTCGGAGAAGATCCTGTACGGCGACCTGAAGGCCGGACAGATCGTCATCGTCGACACCGAAGGCGAGGGCGAGACCGCCACCTTCACCTTCAAGGGCGTGCCCAAGCCCGCCGGCGTCCCCGACACCCCACCCCCGGTCGAAGGCGCCATCAACTTCAACAAGGATTGACCGGCCGCTGAACGGCCGAGCAAAGGGCCCGCACCGCACGGTGCGGGCCCTTTGCCGTTCCGCACTGACGGTGAAGATCCGTTACTGATTGTGATGGCCTGAGGTTGGGCGTGTCCTGGCCGACCGGCCGCCGCGCCACGCCGGACGGCATGGCCGAATGGTCGTCAATGGGCACCTTCCCTGGTGACGCGGGCGATGTCCCCCGCGCGCGAACGTAAGGGGAGGGACATGTCGAGATCACGCAAGTCGTCGGCCGTGGTCTGCCTGGCGGCCGCCGGCGGCCTGGTGGCGGCGCTGCTGCCCGGTCAACCGGGACACGCCCACGCCGCCCAGCGCTCGGAGGTGATCGCCCAGGGACTCAACGGCCCCCGCGGCATCACCGTGCTCGACGACGGCACGATCCTGGTGGCCGAGTCCGGTACCGGCGGCTCAGGTCCCTGCTACATCCGGCAGGGCAAGCGTTCCTGCTTCGGCAACACCGGCTCGATCTACCGGGTCAGGGGCCACCAGAAGGGGCGGGTGCTGCATGGGCTGCCGTCCGTCGGCGACTCCGCCGGGCGGGAGGCGTCCGGTCCGGTCGACGTCGCCGTGTCCGGCGACGGCTACCTGGTGCTGAACGGCGGTGGTCCCGGCATCCGGCAGCGCGCCGCGTTAGGGCCGGCGGCACGCCGTATCGGCACGCTCTACCAGGTCGGCCGCGACCCGCACGACCGGGGCCGCGTCATCGCCGACATGCTCGCCCATGAGGAGCGCCACGACCCCGACCGGGTGACCCGGCGTGCCGAGCCGGGCGAGTCCACCGTGCACGCCAACCCGTGGCGGTTCGCCCCGGCCGGGCAGGGCGGCTGGCTGGTGACCGACGCCGGGGCCAACGACCTGATCCGGGTGGGCGAACACGGCCGTACGTTCACCGAGGCGATCTTCCCGCCCAACGCCGTCCCTCCCACCGAGAGCCTCGTCACCACCACATCCACGGCCGCCGAACCGTCGCAGCGGCTCGCCGAGTCGGTGCCCACGGGCATCGTCCAGGGCCGCGACGGCGCCTACTACGTTGCGGAGTTCGGCGGCCTCAAGCCCCGCACCGCCCGTGTC is a genomic window containing:
- a CDS encoding C40 family peptidase codes for the protein MESIRPEPDPQGPPSAPRDAARPAGRGGRRPPRAARGRWRTTVLAGLAGTVLAASALVPAGPAHAEPEPSTKELTDQAFKLADRLEQLTEKYNGLKVQLSQARRAAQVAAANARRQEEALEEIRQKVSSLAASSYMQNGVDPAVAMISGGDPQRVLDQAATLQYFSTQEGVKVQGMLQAMQAAQRARKSAENRAAQVEKLRADLDRQRKEVTELYEKVRDRVVKRDPSALAKLPVVGTGKAAQALRYAMSKLGKPYVWGAEGPNAFDCSGLTMWAYKQVGINLPHYTGSQWNAGTHISRSQLQPGDLVFFHSDLHHMGMYVGDGKFIHAPQTGDVVKISSLAGRPYAGAVRVA
- a CDS encoding amino-acid N-acetyltransferase; this encodes MEVTIRRARTADVPAIRRLIDRYAGDGRTLRKSTVTLYEDVQEFWVADDRELGVVGCGALHVMWEDLAEVRSVAVDERCGGRGIGHRIVTRLLETARELGVRRVFCLTFEVEFFRRHGFRPILGTPVSPEVYEELLRSYDEGVAEFLDLDRVKPNTLGNTRMLLRLEE
- a CDS encoding histone-like nucleoid-structuring protein Lsr2 — protein: MAQKVQVLLVDDLDGGEADETVSFALDGASYEIDLSGENAKKLRDSLAPFVQHARKAGTPRRRRSRGASSRERSAEIRAWAKAQGIKVNERGRIPASVVEKYEATH
- a CDS encoding ScyD/ScyE family protein: MSRSRKSSAVVCLAAAGGLVAALLPGQPGHAHAAQRSEVIAQGLNGPRGITVLDDGTILVAESGTGGSGPCYIRQGKRSCFGNTGSIYRVRGHQKGRVLHGLPSVGDSAGREASGPVDVAVSGDGYLVLNGGGPGIRQRAALGPAARRIGTLYQVGRDPHDRGRVIADMLAHEERHDPDRVTRRAEPGESTVHANPWRFAPAGQGGWLVTDAGANDLIRVGEHGRTFTEAIFPPNAVPPTESLVTTTSTAAEPSQRLAESVPTGIVQGRDGAYYVAEFGGLKPRTARVWRIVPGRRPQAVASGLTALADIAVDRRGDLIVLSMTEDYRPDGTSAPGALHRIDLRTGTRTPIAADVRLTMPTGLAVGRRGELYVSNNGVGNGAGQLLRIRP
- a CDS encoding RDD family protein, which translates into the protein MLDDDAPAEPAQRLVARVVDTLVVGLPVALVMRSELLGLPRATADLLTVPILAGLLLVYEAVQLALWGRTLGKRFAGLRVRGEPDGAGPGLGTGRALLRSAVYAVPIALRPVPVLGVLAGLFWVANAALVLEGTRRQALHDRLAGTVVVAVPHARRSPESGG
- a CDS encoding RDD family protein; protein product: MSDPYRGGQPYNPHWQGGSPPGQWQRPPQTQWQPPAHHGGGYGGYDHVPAGGLPLAPIVRRAGARLMDNALVAVFGFALVLPIAWGVIGLDAPGSDTRTEGGVWNWPIIITLFVVLAVLPFLYEAVQLALWGHTLGKRMLGMSVVRDDGEPMTMTQAVWRAAVNNIGYQLGLFLFLILAVKVWEYFAYGLLLVSIGMVMAYLWAIWDEPLHQAVHDRFAQTVVVDDRVDPEDDQYDAP
- a CDS encoding ATP-dependent Clp protease ATP-binding subunit translates to MFERFTDRARRVVVLAQEEARMLNHNYIGTEHILLGLIHEGEGVAAKALESLGISLEAVRQQVEEIIGQGQQAPSGHIPFTPRAKKVLELSLREALQLGHNYIGTEHILLGLIREGEGVAAQVLVKLGADLNRVRQQVIQLLHGYQGKEPAAAGPSESAPSTSLVLDQFGRNLTQAAREGKLDPVIGRDKEIERVMQVLSRRTKNNPVLVGEPGVGKTAVVEGLAQKIVKGEVPETLKDKQLYTLDLGALVAGSRYRGDFEERLKKVLKEIRTRGDIILFIDELHTLVGAGAAEGAIDAASILKPMLARGELQTIGATTLDEYRKHLEKDAALERRFQPIQVAEPSLSHTIEILKGLRDRYEAHHRVSITDGALVAAAQLADRYISDRFLPDKAIDLIDEAGSRMRIRRMTAPPDLREYDEKIAGVRREKESAIDAQDFEKAAALRDTEKQLLSAKAQREKEWKAGDMDVVAEVTEELIAEVLATATGIPVFKLTEEETSRLLRMEEELHKRVIGQEDAIRALSQSIRRTRAGLKDPKRPGGSFIFAGPSGVGKTELSKTLAEFLFGDEDALIQLDMSEFMEKHTVSRLFGSPPGYVGYEEGGQLTEKVRRKPFSVVLFDEIEKAHPDIFNSLLQILEDGRLTDAQGRVVDFKNTVIIMTTNLGTRDISKGQSLGFTRADDHAGDYERMKAKVQEELKQHFRPEFLNRVDDIVVFHQLTPKEIIQIVDLMIARVDERLRDRDMGIELKPAAKDLLATRGYDPVLGARPLRRTIQREIEDALSEKILYGDLKAGQIVIVDTEGEGETATFTFKGVPKPAGVPDTPPPVEGAINFNKD
- a CDS encoding LuxR family transcriptional regulator, with amino-acid sequence MEQATLARRGTEEPRLSEDDIRLLAQIATGVTADVAARRLELSARTLRRRLRTICDRLDVNTPIEAVVWAARRQLI